Proteins co-encoded in one Halorussus lipolyticus genomic window:
- a CDS encoding ABC transporter substrate-binding protein yields MTDTDNLSRRRFLQATGGAASAAALAGCTGTSDDDDSSGETQKGQDAPDVGSNYLRLINSTMSTLDPVKATDTASGVVIQQVFDALMNYPNGTIDVKGQIAKGYETSEDFTTYTLNLKEGVKFHNGDEVTAQDFVYSWERLAQSDNSRRAYFILDSIGIKHEKKTVTKDGEETEVYKPNSMKVTAKDDYTIEMQLKEPFHATVEMLAYTSFAAVPEGIVGDIKGYEGEMTHKKFSTENPVGAGPFKFDKWESNTEAKVSKFEDYHGSAANVDGVHWNISSNSDAIYNYGIVNQNADMVANEQLPTPKYNPNKVNVEETDSLGRKVGTYGPTKADMEMDYTGFATINAFYIGFNTDSVPKAVRKAAAYALNQQQAVDKVFKGRGESSYHFTPPSIYPGGAPEYTKHAKENYPYGYNEERIDKAKEVMEEAGYGPDNKAKVTFTVYESSSTWPELAKLLRDKLTSAHVDMSVEKAPFSTLLKRGRNGNLQAYSLGWVMDWPAPDNFLQLLYPPRTDTSQSAPVSYLNWADTDAAEKATKAWETVQANPKPTDKAEKARNDAYVQMEEANWEDVALLPTYHRMDERFKYDWVDAPRFGGAGFDRQMFNNVKIGERK; encoded by the coding sequence ATGACAGATACTGACAACCTGAGCCGCCGTCGTTTCTTGCAGGCGACCGGCGGTGCGGCATCGGCCGCGGCCCTCGCTGGCTGTACGGGGACTAGCGACGACGACGACAGTAGCGGTGAGACCCAGAAGGGTCAGGACGCGCCCGACGTTGGTTCGAACTACCTCCGTCTCATCAACTCGACGATGAGCACGCTCGACCCCGTAAAGGCGACCGACACCGCCTCCGGGGTCGTCATTCAGCAAGTCTTCGACGCCCTGATGAACTACCCGAACGGCACCATCGACGTTAAGGGTCAGATTGCCAAGGGCTACGAAACCTCTGAAGACTTCACGACGTATACTCTCAACCTCAAGGAAGGCGTCAAGTTCCACAACGGCGACGAGGTTACGGCACAGGACTTCGTCTACTCGTGGGAGCGCCTCGCCCAGTCGGATAACTCCCGGCGCGCCTACTTCATCCTCGACTCCATCGGCATCAAACACGAGAAGAAGACCGTCACGAAAGACGGCGAGGAGACCGAGGTCTACAAGCCGAACTCGATGAAGGTCACGGCCAAGGACGACTACACCATCGAGATGCAACTCAAGGAGCCTTTCCACGCCACCGTCGAGATGCTGGCGTACACCTCCTTCGCCGCCGTGCCGGAAGGCATCGTCGGCGACATCAAGGGCTACGAGGGCGAGATGACCCACAAGAAGTTCTCGACCGAGAACCCCGTCGGCGCGGGTCCCTTCAAGTTCGACAAGTGGGAGAGCAACACCGAGGCCAAGGTCTCGAAGTTCGAGGACTACCACGGTAGCGCGGCGAACGTGGACGGCGTTCACTGGAACATCTCGTCCAACTCGGACGCGATTTACAACTACGGTATCGTCAACCAGAACGCCGACATGGTGGCCAACGAACAGCTCCCGACCCCCAAATACAACCCGAACAAGGTCAACGTCGAGGAGACCGACAGTCTCGGTCGGAAGGTCGGTACCTACGGTCCGACCAAGGCGGACATGGAGATGGACTACACCGGGTTCGCAACCATCAACGCCTTCTACATCGGTTTCAACACCGACTCCGTGCCGAAGGCAGTCCGAAAGGCCGCCGCCTACGCGCTCAACCAGCAACAGGCCGTCGACAAGGTGTTCAAGGGCCGCGGTGAGAGTTCGTATCACTTCACCCCGCCGTCCATCTACCCCGGCGGAGCGCCCGAGTACACCAAGCACGCCAAGGAGAACTACCCCTACGGCTACAACGAGGAGCGCATCGACAAGGCCAAGGAAGTCATGGAGGAGGCCGGCTACGGCCCCGACAACAAGGCCAAGGTCACGTTCACCGTCTACGAGTCGTCCAGCACGTGGCCCGAACTGGCGAAGCTCCTGCGTGACAAGCTCACCAGCGCCCACGTCGATATGAGCGTCGAGAAGGCTCCCTTCTCGACCCTCCTCAAGCGCGGTCGGAACGGGAACCTGCAGGCGTACTCGCTCGGTTGGGTTATGGACTGGCCCGCACCGGACAACTTCCTTCAGCTCCTCTACCCGCCGCGAACCGACACCTCGCAGTCCGCCCCGGTCTCGTACCTCAACTGGGCAGACACCGACGCCGCGGAGAAGGCGACCAAAGCGTGGGAGACTGTGCAGGCCAACCCCAAGCCGACCGACAAGGCCGAGAAGGCCCGCAACGACGCATACGTCCAGATGGAGGAGGCCAACTGGGAGGACGTCGCCCTGCTCCCGACCTACCACCGCATGGACGAGCGGTTCAAGTACGACTGGGTCGATGCCCCGCGCTTCGGCGGTGCCGGGTTCGACCGCCAGATGTTCAACAACGTGAAGATCGGCGAGCGCAAGTAA
- a CDS encoding DUF7556 family protein, with amino-acid sequence MAHNTATPSNSVAQREVMASLDDDGRNERLIIADTTADDAWLSVSVSGSVALQDWQ; translated from the coding sequence ATGGCCCACAACACGGCCACCCCGTCGAACTCGGTCGCACAGCGCGAGGTCATGGCCTCGCTAGACGATGATGGTCGCAACGAGCGACTCATCATCGCAGACACGACCGCCGACGACGCGTGGCTTTCGGTCTCCGTCTCCGGAAGCGTCGCCCTCCAAGACTGGCAGTAA
- a CDS encoding PPC domain-containing DNA-binding protein — MNYREVSGDREFVARLGHDEDWRDEIESLADDEDVDAAWFVAMGAVKDATIWFYDQSEQEYRDVEFDEPLEVAACVGNVSWLDGERFAHTHAVLSRRSGQTLAGHLDSATVFAGELYMKTFETELERAHDEPTDLDLWL, encoded by the coding sequence ATGAACTACCGGGAGGTCTCAGGGGACCGCGAGTTCGTAGCGCGACTCGGACACGACGAGGACTGGCGCGACGAAATCGAATCGCTCGCCGACGACGAAGACGTGGACGCGGCGTGGTTCGTCGCCATGGGCGCGGTCAAGGACGCGACCATCTGGTTCTACGACCAGTCCGAACAGGAGTACCGCGACGTCGAGTTCGACGAACCCCTCGAAGTCGCCGCCTGCGTCGGGAACGTCTCGTGGCTAGACGGCGAGCGGTTCGCCCACACCCACGCCGTCCTCTCGCGTCGGAGCGGCCAGACGCTCGCGGGCCACCTCGACTCGGCAACCGTCTTCGCCGGCGAGTTGTACATGAAGACCTTCGAGACCGAGTTGGAGCGAGCACACGACGAACCAACCGACCTCGACCTCTGGCTATAG
- a CDS encoding DNA polymerase II large subunit — MREEDERYFETLEDDLDDAFAVAREARENSGDPKPEVEIPVAKDMADRVENILGIEGVAERVRELEGEMSREEAALELAEDFAEGRVGDYETKAGKVEGAVRTAVALLTEGVVAAPIEGIDKVELLENDDGTEFVNVYYAGPIRSAGGTAQALSVLVADYTRALVGMSEYDARDDEIERYAEEINLYDKETGLQYSPKDKETKFIAKHMPIMLDGESTGDEEVSGFRDLERVDTNNPRGGMCLVLAEGIALKAPKIQRYTRNLDEIDWPWLQDLIDGTIGEDDGDDEAEADDEDADESDGDEAEEETGADEGDDGIPDGPPRADPVKKFLRDLIAGRPVFGHPSESGGFRLRYGRARNHGFATAGVHPATMHLVDDFLATGTQIKTERPGKAAGVVPVDSIEGPTVRLANGDVRRIDDPDEALELRNGVEKILDLGEYLVNYGEFVENNHPLAPASYTFEWWVQDFEAAGADVQALRDSPSVDLSDPSADEALTWATEYDCPLHPKFTYLWHDLTVSQFEALAEAVADGDIVADHGNGEAGDELRIEFTDEAVRTALECILVPHTQYEETIQIPDWRPLAQSLGVAADESGVLEKTWDDLSPEARNWGEDEDGDNAHRAVNEVAPFEVRERAPTRIGNRMGRPEKSEERELSPAVHTLFPIGEAGGSQRDVAAAAKHAPDMESTPGLVDAQVGRRECEDCGEHTFKCQCPECGGNTFAHFKCPDCDSVVELDESGRAICDRCEVEATPVEYRTLDINDEFRSALESVGERENAFDTLKGVKGLSSSYKTPEPIEKGILRAKHDVSAFKDGTVRYDMTDLPVTSVRPSELDVTADHFRSLGYDEDIHGDPLRHDDQLIELKVQDIVLSDGAAEHLLQTADFVDDLLSQYYGLEPFYEVEERDELVGELVFGMAPHTSAAVVGRIVGFTSAAVGYAHPYFHASKRRNCDGDEDCVMLLMDGLLNFSKEYLPDKRGGSVAEDSRLVAFDPDGNLRFMTFDEFWNELESDVEHDGKFRKKTCLQEGWTTYAFDDEHSASPKPIERAIRYQADEDEELLKVESQFGRHIEITENHSLFRYDDGIEEVAGENLEEGDLILAPRELGVEPEETEIDVANCVENPYVFIDEEVEQTLRNIWEDAEWGSERRAAFDGGLSYRLSKSKLSLETFEDIVRGRPEEVPSDAKIGLKGSSDGITRTIEVDEDFAWLLGLFVAEGSLSGTRPTIHNSEEAIVDEVVETATAVFDCEPSVRWSNKAYEVAFPAVFRDILYELGFKNGSSYDASEKVIPDEILQAPHETVLSFIEGFLAGDGSHSSDDNYSSIRFHTTSEAVKDGFVFLLHRLGLVANVSRRERDETRQPIYTVVVSGGAEDNPLEQILEGDDPYLPKSLIVTVPDALMELRRMDITGVKQLIPKYLKRRDNISLEKLRELISKLDSWGLTDKAEEKLEEIRPLVDGDLSYLRVKSIERVDYDGYLYDLQVGGEPIFTANWLYAHNSMDAPLVMSSRIDPSEIDDEAHNMDIVRQYPREFYEETREMADPEDVEDIMTIAEETLGTDREYTGFDHSHDTSNIALGPDLSAYKTLGSMMDKMDAQLELSRKLRSVDETDVAERVIEYHFLPDLIGNLRAFSRQETRCLDCGEKYRRMPLTKECRECGGQVNLTVHQGSVNKYMETAIQVAEKYDCREYTKQRLDILDRSLESIFENDKNKQGSIADFM, encoded by the coding sequence ATGCGCGAGGAGGACGAGCGATACTTCGAGACGCTCGAAGACGACTTGGACGACGCCTTCGCGGTGGCCCGCGAGGCCCGCGAGAACAGCGGTGACCCCAAGCCCGAAGTCGAGATTCCGGTCGCCAAGGACATGGCCGACCGCGTGGAGAACATCCTCGGCATCGAGGGGGTCGCAGAGCGCGTCCGCGAGTTGGAGGGCGAGATGAGTAGGGAAGAAGCCGCGCTCGAACTCGCCGAGGACTTCGCCGAGGGCCGGGTCGGTGACTACGAGACGAAGGCCGGGAAAGTCGAGGGCGCGGTCCGGACCGCAGTCGCTCTCCTGACCGAGGGCGTGGTCGCCGCGCCAATCGAGGGCATCGACAAGGTGGAACTCCTCGAAAACGACGACGGGACCGAGTTCGTCAACGTCTACTACGCCGGGCCGATTCGCTCGGCGGGCGGGACCGCCCAAGCCCTGTCGGTCCTCGTGGCCGACTACACCCGCGCTCTCGTCGGCATGTCGGAGTACGACGCCCGCGACGACGAAATCGAGCGGTACGCCGAGGAGATAAATCTCTACGACAAGGAGACCGGCTTACAATACTCCCCCAAGGACAAAGAAACGAAATTCATTGCAAAACATATGCCAATCATGCTCGACGGGGAGTCTACCGGCGACGAGGAGGTCTCCGGATTCCGGGACCTCGAACGGGTGGACACCAACAACCCGCGGGGTGGCATGTGTCTGGTCCTCGCAGAGGGAATCGCGCTCAAGGCTCCCAAGATTCAGCGGTACACCCGGAATCTGGACGAAATCGACTGGCCGTGGTTGCAGGACCTCATTGACGGCACCATCGGCGAGGACGACGGCGACGACGAGGCCGAGGCGGACGACGAGGACGCGGACGAATCCGACGGCGACGAGGCCGAGGAGGAGACCGGCGCGGACGAGGGCGACGACGGGATTCCCGACGGTCCGCCCCGCGCCGACCCCGTGAAGAAGTTCCTCCGGGACCTCATCGCCGGACGGCCCGTCTTCGGCCACCCCAGCGAGTCCGGTGGCTTCCGCCTCCGGTACGGCAGAGCGCGAAACCACGGATTTGCAACTGCTGGTGTCCACCCCGCGACGATGCACCTCGTTGACGACTTCCTCGCAACCGGAACCCAAATCAAGACCGAGCGCCCCGGCAAGGCCGCGGGCGTGGTCCCGGTGGACTCCATCGAAGGTCCCACGGTGCGCCTCGCCAACGGCGACGTGCGCAGAATCGACGACCCCGACGAGGCGCTCGAACTCCGCAACGGCGTCGAGAAGATTCTCGATTTGGGCGAGTATCTGGTCAACTACGGCGAGTTCGTAGAGAACAACCATCCGCTCGCGCCGGCCTCCTACACCTTCGAGTGGTGGGTGCAGGACTTCGAGGCGGCCGGTGCCGACGTGCAGGCGCTCCGAGACTCGCCGAGCGTGGACCTCTCGGACCCGAGCGCCGACGAGGCCCTGACGTGGGCCACCGAGTACGACTGCCCGCTCCACCCCAAGTTCACCTACCTCTGGCACGACCTCACCGTCTCCCAGTTCGAGGCTCTCGCCGAGGCGGTCGCAGACGGCGACATCGTGGCCGACCACGGGAACGGCGAGGCGGGCGACGAACTCCGCATCGAGTTCACCGACGAGGCCGTCCGGACTGCGCTCGAATGTATCCTCGTCCCCCACACCCAGTACGAGGAGACCATCCAAATCCCCGACTGGCGACCCCTCGCCCAGTCGCTGGGCGTCGCCGCCGATGAGTCGGGCGTCCTCGAAAAGACGTGGGACGACCTCTCTCCGGAGGCCCGCAACTGGGGCGAGGACGAGGACGGCGACAACGCCCACAGAGCGGTAAACGAAGTCGCACCCTTCGAGGTCCGCGAGCGCGCCCCGACCCGAATCGGCAACCGGATGGGCAGACCCGAGAAGTCCGAGGAGCGCGAACTCTCGCCCGCGGTCCACACCCTGTTCCCCATCGGCGAGGCCGGCGGTAGCCAGCGCGACGTGGCCGCCGCCGCCAAACACGCCCCCGACATGGAGAGTACGCCCGGTCTGGTCGATGCCCAAGTCGGTCGCCGGGAGTGCGAGGACTGCGGGGAACACACCTTCAAGTGCCAATGCCCCGAGTGCGGCGGCAACACCTTCGCCCACTTCAAGTGCCCCGACTGCGACTCGGTAGTCGAACTGGATGAGTCGGGCCGCGCGATTTGCGACCGATGCGAAGTCGAGGCCACGCCGGTCGAGTACCGAACCCTCGACATCAACGACGAGTTCCGGTCGGCGCTCGAATCGGTCGGCGAGCGCGAGAACGCCTTCGACACGCTCAAAGGCGTCAAAGGACTGTCGTCGTCGTACAAGACGCCCGAACCCATCGAGAAGGGCATCCTCAGAGCTAAACACGACGTGTCGGCGTTCAAGGACGGGACGGTCCGCTACGACATGACCGACCTGCCCGTCACGAGTGTCCGCCCCTCGGAACTCGACGTGACGGCCGACCACTTCCGGTCGCTGGGCTACGACGAGGACATCCACGGCGACCCCCTGCGCCACGACGACCAACTAATCGAACTCAAAGTGCAGGACATCGTTCTTTCGGACGGCGCGGCCGAACACCTGCTTCAGACCGCCGATTTCGTGGACGACCTGCTGAGTCAGTACTACGGACTGGAACCGTTCTACGAGGTCGAGGAGCGCGACGAACTCGTCGGCGAGTTGGTCTTCGGCATGGCTCCTCACACCTCCGCGGCGGTCGTGGGCCGAATCGTCGGGTTCACCTCGGCGGCCGTGGGTTACGCTCATCCGTATTTCCACGCCTCGAAGCGCCGCAACTGCGATGGGGATGAAGATTGCGTGATGCTCCTCATGGACGGTCTCCTCAACTTCAGCAAGGAATACTTGCCGGACAAGCGGGGTGGAAGCGTGGCCGAGGACTCGCGTCTCGTCGCGTTTGACCCTGATGGAAATCTCCGGTTTATGACGTTCGATGAGTTCTGGAACGAACTCGAAAGCGATGTCGAACACGATGGTAAGTTCCGAAAGAAGACGTGTCTTCAGGAAGGTTGGACAACGTACGCCTTCGATGACGAGCATAGCGCGTCCCCGAAACCCATCGAGAGGGCGATCCGATACCAAGCAGACGAAGACGAGGAACTTCTCAAGGTAGAGTCCCAATTTGGTCGTCATATCGAAATCACAGAGAATCACAGCCTGTTCAGATATGACGATGGAATCGAAGAAGTCGCAGGAGAGAATCTCGAAGAGGGAGACCTTATCCTAGCGCCCCGAGAACTCGGTGTCGAACCCGAGGAAACCGAGATAGACGTAGCAAACTGCGTGGAAAACCCGTACGTCTTCATTGATGAGGAAGTCGAACAGACACTTCGAAATATTTGGGAAGACGCCGAGTGGGGTAGCGAGCGTCGCGCCGCGTTCGATGGTGGTCTGTCGTATCGATTGTCGAAGTCGAAGCTGTCCCTCGAAACATTCGAAGACATCGTTCGAGGCCGTCCAGAAGAGGTTCCGTCCGATGCCAAAATTGGCCTCAAAGGGTCCTCTGACGGAATCACGCGAACAATCGAAGTAGACGAGGACTTCGCGTGGCTACTTGGACTATTTGTCGCCGAGGGCTCACTCTCTGGAACGAGACCAACCATTCACAATTCGGAAGAAGCTATCGTAGACGAAGTAGTCGAAACCGCTACTGCCGTCTTCGACTGTGAACCAAGTGTTCGGTGGTCGAACAAAGCCTACGAAGTGGCCTTCCCTGCCGTATTTCGGGACATTCTCTACGAACTCGGGTTCAAAAACGGTAGCTCGTACGATGCGAGCGAGAAGGTCATCCCCGACGAGATTCTTCAGGCTCCACATGAGACGGTACTGTCGTTCATCGAGGGATTCCTTGCAGGCGATGGTAGCCACTCGAGCGACGACAACTACAGTAGCATTCGATTTCACACGACGAGCGAAGCAGTCAAGGACGGGTTTGTCTTCCTCCTCCACCGACTTGGCCTCGTTGCGAACGTCTCTCGTCGGGAACGGGACGAGACGCGCCAGCCAATCTATACTGTCGTCGTTTCGGGTGGTGCCGAAGATAATCCACTAGAGCAAATTCTCGAAGGAGACGACCCGTATCTCCCGAAAAGTCTCATCGTAACGGTTCCGGACGCGCTGATGGAACTCCGTCGAATGGATATTACTGGCGTCAAACAACTTATTCCGAAGTATCTCAAGCGAAGGGACAACATCTCGCTAGAGAAACTCCGAGAACTCATCTCCAAACTCGACAGTTGGGGACTTACCGACAAAGCCGAAGAAAAACTCGAAGAGATTCGACCGCTCGTCGATGGAGACCTCTCGTATCTCCGAGTGAAAAGTATCGAACGCGTCGATTACGATGGATACCTCTACGACCTTCAAGTCGGTGGCGAACCGATATTCACTGCGAACTGGCTCTACGCCCACAACTCGATGGACGCGCCCCTCGTCATGTCCTCGCGCATCGACCCCTCGGAAATCGACGACGAGGCCCACAACATGGACATCGTGCGGCAGTACCCCCGCGAGTTCTACGAGGAGACCCGCGAGATGGCCGACCCCGAGGACGTCGAGGACATCATGACCATCGCCGAGGAGACCCTCGGAACGGACCGCGAGTACACCGGCTTTGACCACAGTCACGACACCTCGAACATCGCGCTCGGGCCGGACCTCTCGGCGTACAAGACCCTCGGGTCGATGATGGACAAGATGGACGCCCAACTCGAACTCTCCCGAAAGCTTCGGTCGGTGGACGAAACCGACGTGGCCGAGCGCGTCATCGAGTATCACTTCCTGCCGGACCTCATCGGGAACCTCCGGGCGTTCTCGCGCCAAGAGACGCGGTGTCTCGACTGCGGCGAGAAGTACCGCCGGATGCCCCTGACCAAGGAGTGCCGGGAGTGCGGCGGGCAGGTCAACCTCACGGTCCACCAAGGGTCGGTGAACAAGTACATGGAGACGGCGATTCAGGTGGCCGAGAAGTACGACTGCCGGGAGTACACCAAACAGCGCCTCGACATCCTCGACCGGTCGCTCGAAAGCATCTTCGAGAACGACAAAAATAAACAAGGCAGTATTGCTGACTTCATGTGA
- a CDS encoding DUF7130 family rubredoxin-like protein, whose amino-acid sequence MSGHGEQPAEDGDAEAEERMLEVSFGQTVYDEDGNEIGNVRGLEKGGFFVSTREGVESMSVEHSRAGHEFGEGELMWRCTECGEMGQIDDGIPDECPNCGEPKEALMYWTED is encoded by the coding sequence ATGAGTGGACACGGGGAGCAACCCGCCGAGGACGGCGACGCGGAAGCAGAGGAGAGAATGCTCGAAGTTAGCTTCGGACAGACCGTCTACGACGAGGACGGCAACGAAATCGGGAACGTCCGGGGGTTGGAGAAGGGTGGATTCTTCGTCTCGACCCGCGAGGGCGTCGAGAGCATGAGCGTCGAACACTCTCGCGCGGGCCACGAGTTCGGCGAGGGCGAACTGATGTGGCGGTGTACCGAGTGCGGCGAGATGGGCCAAATCGACGACGGCATCCCGGACGAGTGCCCGAACTGCGGCGAACCCAAAGAGGCCCTGATGTACTGGACCGAGGACTGA
- a CDS encoding ketopantoate reductase family protein, with protein MEIVVFGAGSLGTLVGGLLASEHEVTLVGRNPHVSAVREENLRVADATGNEANQFDFEAHPEATTDGTGLSADLAVVTVKAFDTEESAEDLATGRIDAALSLQNGMGNEEVLADRLDCPVLAGTVTYGAVLREPGVVACTGEGEVVLGPRGGGTSATADRVGRAFDAAGLRTTVADDMPRRLWEKLAVNAGINATTALARVENGAVLDGPAHEVATDAGRETARVARTEGVELSDEAAVRAVERVAEATAANTSSMQQDVLADRRTEVEAINGFVASRARESGVSVPVNRTMANLLRAWEADRPQD; from the coding sequence ATGGAAATCGTCGTGTTCGGCGCGGGAAGCCTCGGTACCCTCGTCGGCGGTCTGCTGGCCAGCGAACACGAGGTCACGCTGGTCGGGCGCAATCCCCACGTCTCGGCGGTCCGCGAGGAGAACCTCCGCGTCGCTGACGCGACTGGAAACGAGGCCAACCAGTTCGACTTCGAGGCCCACCCCGAGGCCACCACCGACGGGACCGGCCTCTCTGCGGACCTCGCGGTGGTGACGGTCAAAGCCTTCGACACCGAGGAGTCTGCCGAGGACCTCGCCACCGGCCGAATCGACGCCGCGCTCTCGCTCCAGAACGGGATGGGCAACGAGGAGGTGCTGGCCGACCGCCTCGACTGTCCGGTCCTCGCGGGGACCGTGACCTACGGCGCGGTGTTGCGGGAACCGGGCGTGGTCGCCTGTACCGGCGAGGGCGAGGTCGTCCTCGGTCCTCGTGGCGGGGGGACCTCCGCGACTGCCGACCGCGTGGGCCGAGCGTTCGACGCGGCGGGCCTCCGGACCACCGTCGCCGACGACATGCCCCGCAGACTCTGGGAGAAGTTGGCGGTCAACGCGGGCATCAACGCCACCACGGCGCTCGCTCGGGTCGAGAACGGCGCGGTCCTCGACGGTCCCGCGCACGAAGTCGCTACAGATGCTGGCCGCGAGACTGCTCGCGTGGCCCGCACCGAAGGCGTCGAACTGAGCGACGAGGCCGCCGTCAGGGCGGTCGAACGAGTCGCCGAGGCCACCGCGGCAAACACCTCCTCGATGCAACAGGACGTGCTGGCCGACCGCCGGACAGAGGTCGAGGCCATCAACGGATTCGTCGCCTCGCGTGCGCGAGAATCCGGTGTCTCGGTCCCGGTCAACCGGACGATGGCGAATCTCCTCCGGGCGTGGGAGGCGGATCGCCCACAGGATTGA
- a CDS encoding lysylphosphatidylglycerol synthase transmembrane domain-containing protein produces MNGAQLRTTVLGFLGTFAILGLLLYFVGFEGFVAELRQADTEIVALIVVVTLGWLASWGFGLRTVLDVLGVDVSFAKSFFVLNGAMFSNNITPFGQAGGEPVTALLISKVADTEYERGLAAIASVDSLNFIPSIVLALSGAAFYATQTSFGRRLRLATAAIVVLSVAVPIAGIFGWRNRNALRRAIARVLAPLLRLVTRVAPVDVALSRETLETRVGEFFESIERVATNRRGLTLALAASTAGWVCQMVALWLAFVAIGSPVPFSVLLFVVPVGAIAGVTPLPGGAGGIEAVLVALLSSLPSAGVTSGTALAAVIIFRGAIYWVPIAIGGGVVSVVGVDSV; encoded by the coding sequence ATGAACGGCGCGCAGTTGCGCACTACAGTTCTGGGATTTCTCGGGACGTTTGCGATTCTCGGACTCCTGTTGTATTTCGTCGGCTTCGAGGGGTTCGTCGCGGAACTCCGGCAGGCCGACACCGAGATAGTCGCACTCATCGTCGTGGTCACGCTCGGATGGTTGGCGTCGTGGGGGTTCGGTCTCCGGACCGTCCTCGACGTTCTCGGCGTTGACGTGTCGTTCGCCAAATCGTTCTTCGTGCTGAACGGCGCGATGTTCTCGAACAACATCACGCCCTTCGGGCAGGCAGGCGGTGAACCCGTGACGGCGCTCCTCATCTCGAAAGTCGCCGATACGGAGTACGAACGCGGACTGGCGGCGATTGCCAGCGTGGACTCGCTCAACTTCATCCCGTCCATCGTCCTCGCACTGAGCGGCGCGGCGTTCTACGCCACCCAGACCTCGTTCGGCCGCAGACTCCGACTTGCGACGGCGGCCATCGTCGTTCTCTCTGTGGCCGTCCCCATCGCGGGCATCTTCGGTTGGCGGAACCGGAACGCCCTCCGGCGCGCCATCGCGCGAGTCCTCGCGCCTCTCCTCCGACTCGTCACGCGCGTCGCGCCGGTCGATGTGGCGCTCAGCCGTGAGACACTGGAAACCCGAGTCGGCGAGTTCTTCGAGTCGATAGAGCGCGTGGCGACGAACCGACGCGGACTGACGCTCGCGCTCGCGGCCTCGACAGCGGGATGGGTCTGCCAGATGGTCGCGCTGTGGCTGGCGTTCGTCGCTATCGGCTCCCCGGTGCCGTTCTCGGTCCTCCTGTTCGTCGTCCCCGTGGGCGCGATTGCGGGGGTCACGCCGCTTCCCGGCGGTGCGGGCGGTATCGAAGCCGTGCTGGTCGCGCTCCTGTCCAGTCTCCCCAGCGCCGGCGTCACCTCGGGAACCGCGCTCGCCGCGGTCATCATCTTCCGCGGCGCTATCTACTGGGTTCCCATCGCCATCGGCGGCGGCGTCGTGAGCGTGGTCGGCGTGGATTCCGTCTGA